The DNA region GCGCGTGGCCGTGGACGTGCAACGCTACTACGTTCCATGCGGATCGAATGGCCGTGCCTCGATCCCGCCACCCTTCGCGACGATCGCCGTCGATTCCGGTATTTCCTCCCACCAGCCTTCCAGGTCGACGAGCGGCTCGGACAGCACGAGGAACGCGTCTGCGCCGACGGCGGCAAGACGCGGATCATCAGGATACAACTCCATCAGATGACGGATCGAGGTGCTGTGGAAGAGCGAGCGCGACTGCCGCTCGCTCGAATAACGCACCGACACGATCTGTTCGCCGTCCGTCGCGCAGACGGTCATGTTCAGCGGCGCCTCGATGCCGTGCCGCCGCCCCGTCTGCTCGACGAAGCCCGCCATGCGCTCCAGTGCGAGCACCGGGTCGATTTCGAGTCCGAAGGTGAGCGCGAGAAAGAACATGACTTCGGAATCCGTCGAGCCTTCGATCGATGCGAACAGGTCCGGGTCGATGCCGAGCATCAGGTCGCGCCGCACTTTAGGATAGTCGCGCACGAGGCCGTTGTGCATGAATAGCCAGCGGCCATAACGAAACGGATGGCAGTTGGTTTCCTGCGAAGGGGTGTCCGTGGCGGCACGGATATGCGCGACGAACAGCGACGCGCGCACGGCCCGCGCGGCGTCGCGCAGATTGCGGTCGCTCCATGCGGGATGCGCGCAGCGGTAGCGGAACGGAATGTCGCTCGGATGGCTGTACCAGCCGACGCCGAAGCCGTCGCCGTTGGTGGTGGTCTGCCCGAGCCGCGAATGCAGGCTCTGGTCGATCAGCGAATGCTTGGCCCGGAACAGCACGGCTTCGAGCTGAATCGGGTTTCCTGTGTAAGCCAGCCAGCGGCACATGATCGCTCTCCTCGATGAAAAACGCCTACGTCCGCGCCGGTTTCAAACTGTCACATACGGGGTCGCGTCCGCCACGACTCCGAAGTTCATCCGTTCAACCGCCTGCCCGGCCACTGGCGATCGGCGCAAGAAACTCGGCCAGCCCCGTCAGGATGATCTGCACGCCAATGCAGAGCAGCAAGAATGCGGACACGCGCAGCGCCACCTTGGTGCCTTCCTTGCCCAGATAGCGGCCGAGCGTGGCGGCGTGGTTGTACGTGAACCAGACCGCGAGCATGACAAGAAACGAAATCGTCACGGACGCGATCGACGACATCACGAACTCCGACAGCTTGTGACTGCGGTTCGCGTTCAGCGCGATGGCCGTGGCCATCGTGCCGGGGCCGGTGGTGAGCGGCACCGTCAACGGAAAGAAAGCCTTCGACATCGCGTTGTCGGGATCGACGGGCTTGACGGCCGCTTCGTTCGGCTGGCGTTCCGGCGCATTGAGCATATTCCACGCGCTGACGGCCACGGCGAGGCCGCCACCGATACGCAGCGCTTCCATTGAAATGCCGAAGAAATGCAGGATCGGCGTGCCGACAAAGAATACGACCAGCAGCACGAAGAACGCATTGATGGACACGCGCTTGGCGAGCGCGGCGCGCTCCGCGTCGGTCAGCGAATCCGTGCGGTCGAGAAACACGAAGGCGATCGCGATCGGATTGATGATGCTGATCAACCCGGTGAAGCCAAACAGAATCTCCGAAATCAGGCTCGAGATCATCGATGAATTTGCTCTTTGATGGTTTTGATTTTTGCGCCGCGCAACGGAGCACGAGGGCCGAACAGTGTAAATGCAACCAATTGCGCACGCCATGCGAGAAGCACCTTCTTCATGCAATGCAGCACGCCTGCGATGCATGCCGATACTCACGGGCACTGCGTTTGCGCATGTTCCTTTCAATATACCTGCATATTTTTGGCGACCTTTACCGGAATATGGCTAGAGGCATACAGTCGGTGCGCGGCATCCCAGTCATTGCTTCAGGAATTGACGTTCATCGAGACCGGCTCATTCTCATTCGAGGAGTTGTCCCATGTCATTTCGTCTGCTCGCCGTGCTGCCGTTCATCGGCATTCTGCTCGGCGTTCCGTTCGTCAACCGGGTCGAGCCGCTCGTGCTCGGCATGCCGTTCGTGCTTGCGTGGATCGTCATGTGGGTCGTGCTGAGCTCGATCATCATGGCCATCGTCTACCGGTTCGATCCCGTGAACCGGCAAGCGCATTCCGGCGAGGAGGTGCGTTCATGAGCAGCGCACTCGCAATCATTGTCGCCGTCACGCTGTTCGCGCTCTATCTTGGCGTACGCGCCCGTCGCGGGCATGACATGAGCCTCGAGCAATGGACGGTGGGCGGCCGCAGCTTCGGCACCGCGTTCGTGTTCCTGCTGATGGCGGGCGAGATCTACACGACGTTCACCTTCCTTGGCGGCAGCGGCTTTGCATATGGCAAGGGCGCGCCCGTCTATTACATCCTCGCGTATGGCACGCTGGCGTATGTGCTGTCGTACTGGATGCTGCCGCCCGTCTGGCGATTTGCGAAGACGCATCGCGTGGTGTCCCAGCCGCATTTCTTTACGCGCAAGTACGATAGCGCACCGCTTGGGGTGCTGGTTGCCGTCGTTGACGTGGCTGCGCTGATTCCGTATCTCGTGCTGCAACTCAAGGGGCTGGGCATTATTGTTTCGACGGCTTCCTATGGCGCGATTTCGTCGTCGGCGGCGATCTGGATCGGCGCGGGCGTGGTGACGATTTATGTGATCGTGTCGGGTGTGCGCGGTTCCGCGTGGAACTCGGTCGTCAAGGATATGCTGATACTCGGCATCGTGCTGTTTCTCGGGATCTATCTGCCGATGCATTACTACGGCGGCCTCGGGCAGATGTTCCATGCAATCGATGTAGCGCGGCCCGGCTTTCTCACGTTCCCCGAGAAGGGGTCGAGCGTGACGTGGTTTCAGTCCACCGTGCTGCTCACGGCGCTCGGGTTTTTCATGTGGCCGCATACGTTCGGGTCTGTTTTTACCGCGAAGGATGAACGCATCTTTCGGCGTAATGCGATTGTGTTGCCGCTCTATCAGTTGATCCTGCTGTTTGTGTTTTTTGTCGGGTTTGCTGCGGCGCTCAAGGTGCCGGGACTCAAGGGCGGCGATATCGATCTTTCGCTGTTCAAGCTGTCGCTGCAGACTTTCGATCCGTGGTTCGTTGGGGTGATTGGTGCAGCAGGCATACTGACGGCGCTCGTGCCCGGGTCGATGATCCTCACGACGGCTTCGACGCTGCTCGCCAATGATATCTATCGCGGGCTCGTGCAGCGCAATGCTTCTGATGAAACTGTTGCCAAGCTTGCGCGCGTGTTTGTGCCTGTGGTCGCGGTGGTCGCCGTGCTTTTCACGCTGCACGGCGGGGAGACCATCGTTGCGCTGCTTTTGATGGGGTATAGCTTTGTTACGCAACTGTTTCCCGCTGTCATCTGCAGTCTCGCGCCGCGGAATCGGGCTACGAAGCAAGGGGCGTTTTGCGGGATTCTCGCCGGCGTAGCTGTCGTCGCGGTCACGACGATCTTCAAGATGAGCATCGGGCAGTTGATGCCGTTTTTGCCGGATGCGCTGAAGGACGTCAATATCGGCTTTATTGCGCTGGCGGTGAATGTCGTTGTGTTCGTCGTTGTTAGTGCGGTGACGCAGCCTCATGCCGAGGCGGAGCGGGCTCGCGCGCAGACGCATTAGGTTTGGTGTGTTTTGTTGCTGACGCTTTCGTTGTGGCTGGCGCGGTGCGGCGCGGGTATTCGTGTTTTGTTTTCGTCGTAGCTGGACACGTCGACCGAACACGCCCGTCGCCGCCTGCCGTTAAACGGAGACGTCAACCTTCCGCATGCGGCGGCAAATACTCCATCTTCGCTTCCTCATAAAGCCGATAGATCAGCTCCAGCATCTCGGTCAGATCTTCTGACTCATCGAGCATCCGCATGCTCATGATAATCGGCGACACGAGGTTAGCGTCGTCCAGCTCCTTGTAGCTGACATCGTCGCGCTTGAGTCCATACACACTACTCGGCACAACCGATATCCCCTCTCCCGCCGCAACCAGCCCGAGCGCAATCTGTAACTCCCGCGTCTCATAGATGCGCGCCGGCTCCAGGCCACGATCGCGGAACGCGGCCAGCACCTGGTCGGCATAGCTGGGCCGTGGCGCCTTGGGGAAAATAATCAAGGTCTCGTTGATCAGATCGTGCAGTGACAAAACGGGCTTCACTTCAGACAACGAATGCCCAAATGGCAACGCAACAATCATCCGCTCCTCGCGTAACACGATCCGCCTGATACTCGGGTCCTCGTGGCGAATGCGCCCAAACCCGACATCGATCGTGCCTTCCTTGAGCGCCTTGATCTGGTCCATCGTGGACATCTCGTGTAACGTCAATTCGACCGCACTGTGCTCGGTACGAAAGCGCCGAATGATCTTCGGCAACATTCCGTACAACGTCGAGCCGACAAACCCCACAGAAAGACTGCGCTCGATCTTGCCGACACGCCGCGTCATCGACTCCAGCTCGGCCGTTTCCGCGAGCAGCTTCACTGCGTGTGAATAAAAGAACCGCCCCGTGTCCGTCAACTCGACCGGCCGCGAATTGCGCACGAACAGTTGCACGCCAAGCAGTTCTTCCAGTTGCTGCATCTGGCGGCTAAGCGGCGGCTGCGCGATATGCAGGCGTTGCGCGGCGCGCGTGAAGTTGCGCTCCTCAGCCACGGCGACGAAGTAACGCAGATGGCGCAACTCCATGACGATACCCCTGAGATATTGAACTGATACTAAATCAGTGTTGGACGCTCTGTATGTGCGCCAACTACTCTTCACTCACACGCAGCGCCCTAACAAATTATACCTTTCGGGT from Paraburkholderia caribensis includes:
- a CDS encoding LysR family transcriptional regulator — protein: MELRHLRYFVAVAEERNFTRAAQRLHIAQPPLSRQMQQLEELLGVQLFVRNSRPVELTDTGRFFYSHAVKLLAETAELESMTRRVGKIERSLSVGFVGSTLYGMLPKIIRRFRTEHSAVELTLHEMSTMDQIKALKEGTIDVGFGRIRHEDPSIRRIVLREERMIVALPFGHSLSEVKPVLSLHDLINETLIIFPKAPRPSYADQVLAAFRDRGLEPARIYETRELQIALGLVAAGEGISVVPSSVYGLKRDDVSYKELDDANLVSPIIMSMRMLDESEDLTEMLELIYRLYEEAKMEYLPPHAEG
- a CDS encoding MarC family protein; this encodes MISSLISEILFGFTGLISIINPIAIAFVFLDRTDSLTDAERAALAKRVSINAFFVLLVVFFVGTPILHFFGISMEALRIGGGLAVAVSAWNMLNAPERQPNEAAVKPVDPDNAMSKAFFPLTVPLTTGPGTMATAIALNANRSHKLSEFVMSSIASVTISFLVMLAVWFTYNHAATLGRYLGKEGTKVALRVSAFLLLCIGVQIILTGLAEFLAPIASGRAGG
- a CDS encoding class II glutamine amidotransferase, with product MCRWLAYTGNPIQLEAVLFRAKHSLIDQSLHSRLGQTTTNGDGFGVGWYSHPSDIPFRYRCAHPAWSDRNLRDAARAVRASLFVAHIRAATDTPSQETNCHPFRYGRWLFMHNGLVRDYPKVRRDLMLGIDPDLFASIEGSTDSEVMFFLALTFGLEIDPVLALERMAGFVEQTGRRHGIEAPLNMTVCATDGEQIVSVRYSSERQSRSLFHSTSIRHLMELYPDDPRLAAVGADAFLVLSEPLVDLEGWWEEIPESTAIVAKGGGIEARPFDPHGT
- a CDS encoding sodium:solute symporter family protein; translation: MSSALAIIVAVTLFALYLGVRARRGHDMSLEQWTVGGRSFGTAFVFLLMAGEIYTTFTFLGGSGFAYGKGAPVYYILAYGTLAYVLSYWMLPPVWRFAKTHRVVSQPHFFTRKYDSAPLGVLVAVVDVAALIPYLVLQLKGLGIIVSTASYGAISSSAAIWIGAGVVTIYVIVSGVRGSAWNSVVKDMLILGIVLFLGIYLPMHYYGGLGQMFHAIDVARPGFLTFPEKGSSVTWFQSTVLLTALGFFMWPHTFGSVFTAKDERIFRRNAIVLPLYQLILLFVFFVGFAAALKVPGLKGGDIDLSLFKLSLQTFDPWFVGVIGAAGILTALVPGSMILTTASTLLANDIYRGLVQRNASDETVAKLARVFVPVVAVVAVLFTLHGGETIVALLLMGYSFVTQLFPAVICSLAPRNRATKQGAFCGILAGVAVVAVTTIFKMSIGQLMPFLPDALKDVNIGFIALAVNVVVFVVVSAVTQPHAEAERARAQTH
- a CDS encoding DUF3311 domain-containing protein, whose product is MSFRLLAVLPFIGILLGVPFVNRVEPLVLGMPFVLAWIVMWVVLSSIIMAIVYRFDPVNRQAHSGEEVRS